In one window of Agromyces badenianii DNA:
- a CDS encoding DUF2019 domain-containing protein: MAENVEELIAQYRDLLVQRSMEFARPSVANKLFDRNHAIHKILRESDEGRRAISGLMNDDVDAVRLTAAVHTLQWDPVAAEHVLEDIEAGPGIVGFNAKWTLREYRDGKLDLDW, translated from the coding sequence ATGGCTGAGAATGTCGAAGAGTTGATCGCACAGTACCGTGACCTACTTGTGCAACGCAGTATGGAGTTCGCCCGGCCGAGCGTGGCCAACAAACTGTTCGACCGGAATCACGCCATCCACAAGATTCTGCGTGAGAGCGACGAGGGTCGCCGCGCCATCTCGGGACTGATGAACGATGACGTGGACGCCGTTCGACTCACAGCCGCGGTCCACACGCTTCAGTGGGATCCGGTGGCCGCTGAACACGTGCTCGAGGACATCGAAGCGGGCCCGGGGATTGTCGGCTTCAACGCGAAGTGGACGTTGCGCGAGTACAGGGACGGAAAGCTCGACCTCGATTGGTAG
- the gltX gene encoding glutamate--tRNA ligase, protein MSETAHPTTQATGSDIRVRFCPSPTGTPHVGLVRTALFNWAYARHTGGTFVFRIEDTDAARDSEESYAQILDALTWLGLTWDEGIDVGGPHAPYRQSQRGEIYHEIIERLKASGHLYESYSTAEEIDARNEANGRPKQLGYDNFDRDLTDEQRAAFRADGREPALRLRVPEADLGFDDLVRGRIDFPIGSTIDFVVVRPNGAPLYTFVNPVDDALMGITHVLRGEDLLSSTPRQIALYHALIDIGATTFVPRFGHLPYVMGEGNKKLSKRDPESNLFHHRDRGFIPEGLINYLALLGWGFSADRDVFSRDELIAAFDVANVNPNPARFDLKKAEAINGDHIRQLEVADFSARTVPYLQAAGAVSDPITPGEEAVLAEGAPLVQERISLLGEAPGMLGFLFTDAAGLEFDESAVAALTADAAVVLAAAREALDRLPAAEWTHEQIEEALRAALVDGLALKPRVAFGAVRTAISGRRVSPPLFESMQILGKVDSIERIDRLSALIA, encoded by the coding sequence ATGTCTGAGACAGCTCACCCCACGACCCAGGCCACCGGCAGCGACATCCGCGTGCGCTTCTGCCCTTCGCCGACCGGTACGCCGCACGTCGGCCTCGTGCGCACCGCCCTGTTCAACTGGGCGTATGCGCGGCACACCGGCGGCACCTTCGTGTTCCGCATCGAAGACACCGATGCGGCACGCGACAGCGAGGAGAGCTACGCGCAGATCCTCGACGCGCTGACCTGGCTCGGCCTGACGTGGGACGAGGGCATCGACGTCGGCGGGCCGCACGCCCCGTATCGGCAGTCGCAGCGCGGTGAGATCTACCACGAGATCATCGAGCGGCTGAAGGCCTCGGGCCACCTCTACGAGTCGTACTCGACGGCCGAAGAGATCGATGCCCGCAACGAGGCGAACGGCCGGCCGAAGCAGCTGGGCTACGACAACTTCGACCGCGACCTCACCGACGAGCAGAGGGCGGCGTTCCGCGCCGATGGCCGCGAGCCCGCGCTGCGCCTGCGCGTGCCCGAGGCCGACCTCGGCTTCGACGACCTCGTGCGCGGCCGCATCGACTTCCCGATCGGATCGACGATCGACTTCGTCGTGGTGCGTCCGAACGGCGCGCCCCTCTACACCTTCGTGAACCCCGTCGACGACGCCCTCATGGGCATCACGCACGTGCTCCGCGGCGAAGACCTGCTCTCGTCGACGCCCCGGCAGATCGCGCTCTATCATGCGCTCATCGACATCGGCGCGACGACGTTCGTGCCGCGCTTCGGCCACCTGCCGTACGTCATGGGCGAGGGCAACAAGAAGCTCTCCAAGCGCGACCCCGAGTCGAACCTCTTCCACCACCGCGACCGCGGGTTCATCCCCGAGGGGCTCATCAACTACCTCGCGCTGCTCGGCTGGGGCTTCTCCGCCGATCGCGACGTGTTCAGCCGCGATGAGCTCATCGCCGCGTTCGACGTCGCGAACGTGAATCCGAATCCGGCGCGCTTCGACCTGAAGAAGGCCGAGGCGATCAACGGCGACCACATCCGCCAGCTCGAGGTCGCCGATTTTTCGGCTCGCACGGTGCCCTACCTGCAGGCCGCCGGCGCCGTCTCCGACCCCATCACGCCGGGTGAAGAGGCTGTGCTGGCCGAGGGCGCTCCGCTCGTACAGGAGCGCATCTCGCTGCTGGGCGAGGCTCCCGGCATGCTGGGATTCCTCTTCACGGATGCCGCCGGGCTCGAGTTCGACGAATCGGCGGTCGCCGCGCTCACCGCCGACGCCGCCGTCGTGCTCGCGGCAGCCCGTGAGGCGCTCGACCGATTGCCTGCCGCCGAGTGGACGCACGAGCAGATCGAAGAGGCCCTGCGCGCAGCCCTCGTCGACGGGCTGGCCCTGAAGCCTCGCGTCGCGTTCGGTGCGGTGCGTACGGCGATCTCGGGCCGGCGCGTCTCACCGCCGTTGTTCGAATCGATGCAGATCCTCGGCAAAGTCGACTCGATCGAGCGCATCGACCGGCTCTCGGCGCTCATCGCCTGA
- a CDS encoding LysR substrate-binding domain-containing protein, giving the protein MTDASLEALAAALDLQTVRVVRQIAERGSVTAAAEALGYSQPAVSQQLRRFEERTGIALVERVGRGIRLTESGRVLARHAHAVATSLEAAAGELADIRGLRAGRIRLVAFPSASATLVPRLIAALAAAHPGIEVTYVEAEPPEAVRAVRADRADLAITFSYPGDRDDPHRASARGLDVRGYGDEPMQLVLPAGHAAAASDFVDLGMLRDEAWIAGCPRCRGHLLELAGAAGFVPRIAFETDNFIAVEGMVAQGLGVALLPALALAASPRHTDVVARPTARADVRSLHLVTARGADRVPAVAAALAALERLAAR; this is encoded by the coding sequence ATGACGGATGCCTCGCTCGAAGCGCTCGCCGCCGCACTCGACCTGCAGACGGTGCGGGTCGTGCGGCAGATCGCCGAGCGCGGATCCGTCACCGCCGCCGCCGAGGCGCTCGGCTACAGCCAGCCGGCAGTGAGCCAGCAACTGCGCCGATTCGAAGAGCGCACCGGCATCGCCCTCGTGGAGCGGGTGGGCCGGGGCATCCGCCTCACCGAATCGGGTCGCGTGCTCGCGAGGCACGCGCACGCCGTAGCCACCTCGCTCGAGGCCGCAGCGGGTGAACTCGCCGACATCCGCGGCCTCCGGGCCGGCCGGATTCGGCTCGTGGCCTTCCCATCGGCATCGGCCACCCTCGTGCCGCGACTCATCGCAGCCCTCGCCGCGGCGCATCCCGGCATCGAGGTCACCTACGTCGAAGCGGAGCCGCCCGAGGCGGTGCGCGCGGTGCGAGCCGACCGGGCCGATCTCGCCATCACCTTCAGCTACCCGGGCGACCGCGACGACCCGCACCGGGCGAGCGCGCGGGGGCTCGACGTGCGGGGCTACGGCGACGAGCCGATGCAGCTCGTGCTGCCCGCAGGGCATGCCGCCGCGGCATCCGACTTCGTCGATCTCGGGATGCTGCGCGACGAAGCCTGGATCGCCGGGTGTCCGCGCTGTCGCGGGCACCTGCTCGAGCTCGCAGGTGCCGCCGGCTTCGTGCCGCGCATCGCGTTCGAGACCGACAACTTCATCGCCGTCGAGGGCATGGTCGCCCAGGGGCTCGGCGTGGCGCTGCTCCCGGCGCTCGCGCTCGCCGCCTCGCCCCGGCACACCGATGTCGTCGCCCGGCCCACTGCTCGGGCCGATGTGCGCTCGCTGCATCTCGTCACGGCGCGCGGCGCCGATCGTGTTCCGGCAGTGGCGGCGGCATTGGCCGCACTCGAAAGGCTCGCCGCTCGATAG
- a CDS encoding DUF2019 domain-containing protein → MAQDVEELVAQYRDLLVQRSMESARPSVANKLFDRNHAIHKILRESDEGRRAISGLMDDDVDAVRLAAAVHTLQWDPVAAERVLEDIETGPGLVAFDAKWTLREYRDGNLNLDW, encoded by the coding sequence ATGGCTCAGGATGTTGAAGAGTTGGTCGCGCAGTACCGTGACCTGCTTGTGCAACGCAGCATGGAGTCTGCCCGGCCGAGCGTGGCCAACAAACTGTTCGACCGGAATCACGCCATCCACAAGATTCTGCGTGAGAGCGATGAGGGTCGCCGCGCCATCTCGGGACTGATGGACGATGACGTGGACGCCGTTCGACTCGCAGCCGCGGTCCACACCCTTCAGTGGGATCCGGTGGCCGCTGAACGCGTGCTCGAGGACATCGAGACGGGCCCGGGACTTGTCGCCTTTGACGCGAAGTGGACGTTGCGCGAGTACAGGGACGGAAATCTCAACCTCGATTGGTAG
- a CDS encoding TIGR00645 family protein → MSPTPPVRQYRPSPGSALVGYAIFASRWLQAPLYLGLIVAQAIYVVVFMVELWHLGEGVIAHPEKIEEADIMLAVLGLIDVVMIANLLIMVIIGGYETFVSRINVDGHPDQPEWLSHVNANVLKVKLAMAIIGISSIHLLKTFIEVGDMTDGVAKGTETGQDYSSEGVMWQVIIHTVFILSALALAWIDRMSYHKVAPHEVHDGVAVAYPDARSGLGGTEAPEFADTDARH, encoded by the coding sequence GTGAGCCCCACACCACCCGTCCGCCAGTACCGTCCCTCCCCGGGTTCCGCCCTCGTCGGGTATGCGATCTTCGCGAGCCGCTGGCTGCAGGCACCGCTCTACCTCGGCCTGATCGTCGCGCAGGCGATCTACGTCGTCGTCTTCATGGTCGAGTTGTGGCACCTCGGCGAGGGGGTGATCGCGCATCCCGAGAAGATCGAGGAGGCCGACATCATGCTCGCCGTGCTCGGGCTCATCGATGTCGTGATGATCGCGAACCTGCTCATCATGGTGATCATCGGCGGCTACGAGACCTTCGTCTCGCGCATCAACGTCGACGGCCACCCCGACCAGCCGGAGTGGCTCTCGCACGTGAACGCCAACGTGCTGAAGGTCAAGCTTGCGATGGCCATCATCGGCATCTCGTCGATCCACCTGTTGAAGACCTTCATCGAGGTCGGCGACATGACCGACGGCGTCGCGAAGGGCACGGAGACCGGCCAGGACTACAGCTCGGAGGGTGTCATGTGGCAGGTCATCATCCACACCGTCTTCATCCTCTCGGCGCTCGCGCTCGCATGGATCGACCGGATGTCGTACCACAAGGTCGCGCCGCACGAGGTGCACGACGGCGTCGCCGTCGCCTATCCCGACGCCCGCTCGGGCCTCGGCGGCACCGAGGCGCCGGAATTCGCCGACACCGACGCGCGCCACTGA
- a CDS encoding serine hydrolase domain-containing protein, which yields MTVAADTIQAVEAVFTGRLAAGTAPGSSWAVFDRGGVVAAGCSGDAELGGVGGSSAGPETLFRIASCTKSFTAAALILLRDRGLLDLDRPARSFVPEFSPEVPGGFDVAPTLRMLMTMSGGLPTDDPWADREESMTREAFRALLTAGVRCTSVPGTAFEYSNLGYAVLGQVVERVAGMAFTEFVSREFIEPLGLDMHFERPGDEGAAVATGYRRADGEGWRALPFTGPGVFSAIGGLFASARSLAEWAGWLAAAWAGDERGPLGSASRREMQQLMRVAAKRPSAAPANGTPAPPVEPAAVLPLVSGYGFGLFVEHDERFGPIASHSGGYPGFSAHMRWHTASGLGVVALENATYAKVSQGAEQALRLVLAAAERRSPVTPAPVPWPETVEASVALSRLVVDWSDATASAVLATNVPLDVPFEERRTAIEAAWLAVGGRTAESATPVDARCDSPDHLVWFLAGASGRLRVEVRMTPLAAPRAQAFTVKVEGSAASGA from the coding sequence ATGACCGTCGCCGCGGACACCATCCAGGCCGTGGAGGCGGTCTTCACCGGGCGCCTCGCCGCGGGCACCGCGCCCGGCTCGAGTTGGGCGGTGTTCGACCGCGGCGGTGTGGTGGCCGCAGGCTGCTCGGGTGATGCCGAACTCGGGGGAGTGGGCGGATCATCCGCCGGCCCCGAGACGCTCTTCCGCATCGCGAGTTGCACGAAGAGCTTCACCGCCGCGGCGCTGATCCTGCTCCGCGATCGAGGGCTCCTCGATCTCGACCGCCCCGCGCGCTCGTTCGTGCCCGAGTTCTCGCCCGAGGTGCCCGGCGGCTTCGACGTCGCGCCGACCTTGCGCATGCTCATGACGATGTCGGGCGGGCTGCCCACCGACGACCCGTGGGCCGATCGCGAGGAGTCGATGACGCGTGAGGCGTTCCGCGCGCTGCTCACCGCGGGCGTCCGTTGCACCTCCGTGCCCGGCACCGCGTTCGAGTACTCGAACCTCGGCTACGCCGTGCTCGGTCAGGTCGTCGAGCGCGTGGCGGGCATGGCGTTCACGGAATTCGTCTCGCGCGAATTCATCGAACCGCTCGGCCTCGACATGCACTTCGAGCGACCCGGCGACGAGGGGGCGGCGGTGGCGACGGGCTATCGGCGGGCCGATGGCGAGGGATGGCGCGCGCTTCCGTTCACCGGACCTGGCGTGTTCTCCGCCATCGGCGGGCTCTTCGCCTCGGCGAGGAGCTTGGCCGAGTGGGCGGGATGGCTCGCCGCGGCCTGGGCGGGTGATGAGCGCGGCCCGCTCGGTTCCGCGAGCCGGCGCGAGATGCAGCAGCTCATGCGGGTCGCCGCCAAGCGGCCGAGCGCTGCGCCGGCGAACGGCACTCCGGCGCCGCCCGTCGAACCGGCAGCAGTGCTTCCGCTCGTCTCCGGGTACGGCTTCGGCCTGTTCGTCGAGCACGACGAGCGGTTCGGCCCCATCGCATCGCACTCGGGCGGCTATCCCGGGTTCAGCGCGCACATGCGCTGGCACACGGCGTCGGGGCTCGGCGTCGTCGCACTCGAGAACGCGACGTACGCGAAGGTCTCGCAAGGGGCGGAGCAGGCGCTCCGACTCGTGCTGGCGGCGGCCGAGCGGCGAAGCCCCGTCACACCCGCGCCGGTGCCGTGGCCCGAGACGGTGGAGGCATCCGTCGCTCTCAGCAGGCTCGTCGTCGACTGGTCGGATGCCACTGCGTCGGCGGTGCTCGCGACGAACGTGCCGCTCGATGTTCCGTTCGAGGAGCGCCGCACAGCCATCGAGGCTGCGTGGCTCGCCGTCGGCGGGCGCACGGCGGAGAGCGCGACCCCAGTCGACGCGAGGTGCGACTCCCCGGACCACCTTGTGTGGTTCCTCGCCGGCGCATCGGGGCGACTCCGCGTCGAAGTGCGGATGACTCCGCTCGCGGCCCCGCGGGCGCAGGCCTTCACCGTGAAGGTCGAGGGTTCAGCGGCATCCGGAGCCTGA
- a CDS encoding transglycosylase domain-containing protein, with protein MRNRDFQETRTPLGVVAGFVGLVAASVGVALLVVAGVTPALATVGIAASGTIGMFEKLPGYLEIDELSEKSNIYATGSDGAPVLLASFYDQNRVEVGWDAISQYVKDAAIAGEDPRFYDHGGVDLQGTLRAAVTTATGGETQGGSSIAQQYVKNVRVQECEAEASVTALEGLTDDEKAALSFDDRSALVEAEKVKCYESATESDGSAGIERKLKEMRLAIGIEKRYSKSDILLGYLNIAGFGGTVYGIEAAANYYFTTSAANLTLAQAASLMAIVNNPVEFQLDKPESETNGAANGYARNLDRRNYILGHMLGEKKITQEEYDAAMATPVQPVITEPSTGCQTAGGSAYFCDYVKNILQTDPTFGEDEETRMQNFRRGGYDVYTTLDLDLQITAENAIGQNVPQTYPGWDVGSVISSVQVGTGRVLAMAQNKQYSQDPKVLETGPQFTSINYNTDYTHGGSSGFQPGSTYKVFTLAQWLNEGHALTERVDSKPKANWGTFQDSCNGPVNTNAEKWSPKNDANEAGANYTALESTIGSINTGFIGMAKKLDLCGIRKTAEAFGMHRADGTELLQSPATVIGTNEVAPLSLAVAFAGIANNGVTCTPIAIDRIVDRTGNDVAVPASSCTPAVSPEVAAAMHYAMQLVMTSGTATASNSGVQPRVPLIGKTGTTDGNKDTWMAGASSKVATVAGVVSLTGDANQRGISFGSGQAATARHRMWPMVMSVAAAKYGGDPFTVAGPGPVAPRTAAPATYEEPVDAPIAPQAEATGFDGGQSPGDGGPGRRDDGQDDGRGGDRDGGDRGRR; from the coding sequence ATGCGGAATCGTGACTTCCAGGAGACGCGCACGCCACTCGGCGTCGTCGCCGGCTTCGTCGGGCTCGTCGCGGCAAGCGTCGGCGTGGCGCTGCTCGTCGTCGCAGGAGTCACACCCGCACTCGCGACCGTCGGCATCGCGGCATCCGGAACCATCGGCATGTTCGAGAAACTCCCCGGCTATCTCGAGATCGACGAGCTCTCCGAGAAGAGCAACATCTACGCGACGGGCAGCGACGGTGCGCCGGTGCTGCTCGCCTCCTTCTACGACCAGAACCGGGTCGAGGTCGGTTGGGATGCAATCAGCCAGTACGTCAAAGACGCCGCGATCGCCGGCGAAGACCCGCGATTCTACGATCATGGCGGCGTCGATCTGCAGGGCACCCTTCGGGCGGCCGTGACGACGGCGACCGGTGGCGAAACGCAGGGCGGATCGTCGATCGCGCAGCAGTACGTGAAGAACGTGCGCGTGCAGGAGTGCGAGGCCGAAGCGAGTGTGACCGCCCTCGAAGGGCTCACGGACGATGAGAAGGCCGCGCTCAGCTTCGACGACCGCAGCGCCCTCGTCGAGGCCGAGAAGGTGAAGTGCTACGAATCGGCCACCGAATCCGACGGCAGCGCAGGGATCGAACGGAAGCTGAAGGAGATGCGACTCGCGATCGGCATCGAGAAGCGGTATTCCAAGAGCGACATCCTTCTCGGATACCTGAACATCGCCGGGTTCGGCGGCACGGTCTACGGCATCGAGGCGGCGGCCAACTACTACTTCACGACGTCGGCGGCGAATCTCACGCTCGCTCAAGCGGCGTCGCTCATGGCGATCGTCAACAACCCGGTGGAGTTCCAGCTCGACAAGCCCGAGAGTGAGACGAACGGCGCGGCGAACGGGTATGCGAGAAACCTGGACCGCCGCAACTACATCCTCGGCCACATGCTCGGGGAGAAGAAGATCACGCAGGAGGAGTACGACGCGGCGATGGCGACGCCCGTGCAACCGGTCATCACCGAACCGAGCACCGGATGCCAGACCGCCGGCGGGTCGGCGTACTTCTGCGACTACGTCAAGAACATCCTGCAGACCGACCCGACGTTCGGCGAAGACGAGGAGACGCGCATGCAGAACTTCCGGCGCGGCGGCTACGACGTCTATACGACCCTCGACCTCGACCTGCAGATCACTGCAGAGAATGCGATCGGCCAGAACGTGCCGCAGACCTACCCCGGCTGGGATGTGGGCAGCGTGATCTCGAGCGTGCAGGTGGGCACCGGTCGCGTCCTCGCGATGGCACAGAACAAGCAGTACAGCCAGGACCCCAAGGTGCTCGAGACCGGGCCGCAGTTCACGAGCATCAACTACAACACCGATTACACGCATGGCGGTTCGAGCGGCTTCCAGCCCGGGTCGACCTACAAGGTGTTCACCCTCGCGCAGTGGCTGAATGAGGGTCACGCGCTGACGGAACGGGTCGACTCCAAGCCGAAGGCGAACTGGGGAACATTCCAAGACAGCTGCAACGGGCCCGTGAACACGAACGCCGAGAAGTGGAGCCCGAAGAACGACGCCAACGAGGCGGGCGCCAACTACACGGCGCTCGAGTCGACCATCGGTTCGATCAACACCGGCTTCATCGGCATGGCGAAGAAGCTCGACCTCTGCGGCATCCGCAAGACCGCAGAGGCGTTCGGCATGCATCGAGCGGATGGCACGGAGTTGCTGCAGAGCCCGGCGACGGTGATCGGCACCAACGAGGTGGCCCCGCTCAGCCTCGCCGTCGCATTCGCCGGCATCGCGAACAACGGCGTCACATGCACGCCGATCGCGATCGACCGCATCGTCGACCGCACCGGCAACGACGTCGCGGTGCCGGCGTCATCATGCACCCCGGCGGTCTCACCCGAGGTGGCCGCGGCCATGCACTATGCGATGCAACTCGTGATGACGAGCGGCACGGCGACCGCGTCGAACAGCGGGGTGCAGCCTCGAGTGCCGCTCATCGGCAAGACCGGCACGACGGACGGCAACAAGGACACGTGGATGGCGGGTGCCAGCTCGAAGGTCGCGACCGTTGCGGGCGTCGTGAGCCTGACCGGCGATGCCAACCAGCGCGGCATCTCGTTCGGCAGCGGCCAGGCGGCGACGGCCCGCCACCGAATGTGGCCGATGGTCATGTCGGTCGCGGCGGCGAAGTACGGCGGCGACCCGTTCACGGTGGCCGGTCCCGGACCGGTCGCGCCGCGGACCGCGGCACCCGCGACGTACGAGGAGCCCGTTGACGCGCCGATCGCTCCGCAGGCCGAGGCCACCGGGTTCGACGGCGGACAGTCGCCGGGCGACGGAGGCCCGGGCCGCCGTGACGACGGTCAGGATGACGGTCGCGGCGGCGACCGCGACGGCGGCGACCGCGGCCGCCGCTGA
- a CDS encoding DUF2019 domain-containing protein: MAQDVEELVAQYRDLLVQRSMESARPSVANKLFDRNHAIHKILRESDEGRRAISGLMDDDVDAVRLTAAVHTLQWDPVAAEHVLEDIEAGPGIVGFNAKWALRRYRAGKLNLDW; encoded by the coding sequence ATGGCTCAGGATGTTGAAGAGTTGGTCGCGCAGTACCGTGACCTGCTTGTGCAACGCAGCATGGAGTCTGCCCGGCCGAGCGTGGCCAACAAACTGTTCGACCGGAATCACGCCATCCACAAGATTCTGCGTGAGAGCGATGAGGGTCGCCGCGCCATCTCGGGACTGATGGACGATGACGTGGACGCCGTTCGACTCACAGCAGCGGTCCACACGCTTCAGTGGGATCCGGTGGCCGCTGAGCACGTGCTCGAGGACATCGAAGCGGGCCCAGGGATTGTCGGCTTCAACGCGAAGTGGGCGTTGCGCCGGTATCGGGCCGGAAAGCTCAACCTCGATTGGTAG
- a CDS encoding MBL fold metallo-hydrolase, with translation MRLTKLEHAALVVDDSGDRLYVDPGKFTTPITESGGAIAVVITHQHDDHWTPEQLARIVEANPEVRIFGPAGVALAAADFPVETVSAGDTVEVGPFRLRFFGGRHAVIHASIPVIDNLGVLVNDALYYGGDSLILPDVTVDVLAAPVGAPWMKTSEAMDYVIGVAPRRAFPTHEMLLSRAGKDLFNTRLKWATEQGGGEYLPLEPGDTLDF, from the coding sequence ATGCGCCTCACCAAGCTCGAACACGCCGCGCTCGTCGTCGATGACTCCGGCGACAGGCTCTACGTCGATCCCGGCAAGTTCACGACGCCGATCACCGAGTCGGGGGGCGCGATCGCCGTCGTCATCACCCACCAGCACGATGATCACTGGACGCCGGAGCAGCTCGCCCGCATCGTCGAGGCCAACCCCGAGGTGCGCATCTTCGGACCGGCAGGCGTCGCCTTGGCGGCCGCCGATTTCCCCGTCGAAACCGTCTCGGCCGGGGACACGGTCGAAGTCGGGCCGTTCCGGCTGCGATTCTTCGGCGGGCGACACGCGGTGATCCACGCGTCGATCCCCGTGATCGACAACCTCGGCGTGCTCGTGAACGACGCCCTCTACTACGGCGGCGATTCGCTCATCCTCCCCGACGTGACCGTCGACGTGCTCGCGGCCCCGGTCGGCGCACCGTGGATGAAGACGAGCGAGGCGATGGACTACGTCATCGGCGTCGCCCCGCGGCGCGCCTTCCCGACCCACGAGATGCTGCTCTCGCGTGCCGGAAAGGATCTCTTCAACACCCGGCTGAAGTGGGCGACGGAACAGGGCGGTGGCGAGTACCTCCCGCTCGAGCCGGGCGACACGCTCGACTTCTGA
- a CDS encoding diacylglycerol/lipid kinase family protein, translating to MPSAPRRLLVAINPAASFGRNRAVGPAVTERLMREGYEVSVLREANFELLRREAESAFELGTDGLVVVGGDGMVSLGVNLLAGTGVPLGIVAAGTGNDLARGLGLPHDDPAAATDALVEALGREPRRIDAGLIRHGALRTWFASVVSTGFDAVVNERANRMTRPRGPSRYTLAMVRELITFRPRRYTITVDGVRREQRAMLVSVANNSSLGGGMRIVPHADLGDGLLDVFIVHPLSRARLVAVFPKVFAGRHSDHPAVEFLTAREVRIEADDIIAYADGERIGSLPIDVEIVPGALSVFV from the coding sequence ATGCCCAGCGCTCCAAGGCGGCTCCTCGTCGCGATCAATCCCGCGGCGTCGTTCGGGCGCAACCGCGCGGTCGGCCCGGCCGTGACCGAGCGGTTGATGCGCGAGGGGTACGAGGTGTCGGTGCTACGCGAGGCGAACTTCGAACTGCTCCGCCGCGAAGCCGAGTCGGCGTTCGAACTCGGCACCGATGGGCTGGTCGTGGTCGGCGGCGACGGCATGGTGTCGCTCGGCGTGAACCTGCTCGCGGGCACCGGCGTGCCGCTCGGCATCGTGGCCGCCGGCACGGGCAACGACCTCGCGCGCGGCCTCGGACTGCCGCACGACGACCCGGCAGCGGCGACCGACGCGCTCGTGGAGGCGCTCGGTCGTGAGCCTCGACGTATCGATGCCGGACTCATCCGGCACGGGGCCTTGCGCACCTGGTTCGCGTCGGTCGTCTCGACCGGCTTCGACGCCGTCGTCAACGAACGGGCGAACCGGATGACGCGTCCGAGAGGGCCGAGCCGATACACGCTCGCCATGGTGCGCGAGCTCATCACCTTCCGCCCGCGCCGCTACACCATCACCGTCGACGGGGTGCGCCGCGAGCAACGGGCGATGCTCGTCTCCGTGGCCAACAACTCCTCGCTCGGCGGCGGCATGCGCATCGTGCCGCACGCCGACCTCGGCGATGGCCTGCTCGACGTGTTCATCGTGCATCCGCTCTCGCGGGCGCGGCTCGTCGCGGTGTTCCCGAAGGTGTTCGCGGGCCGGCACTCCGACCATCCGGCCGTCGAGTTCCTCACCGCACGCGAGGTGCGCATCGAGGCCGACGACATCATCGCGTACGCCGACGGTGAGCGCATCGGGTCGCTGCCGATCGACGTCGAGATCGTGCCCGGGGCGCTTTCCGTGTTCGTCTGA